The following proteins are encoded in a genomic region of Arachis ipaensis cultivar K30076 chromosome B02, Araip1.1, whole genome shotgun sequence:
- the LOC110269209 gene encoding ATP-dependent DNA helicase PIF1-like: MSLNPSEARTYYSSDTVSESETNNDILASIHTPEFLNTIRCSGVPNHEITVKVGTPIMLLRNIDDSAGLCNGTRLVVSKLGKHIIEAKSLTGKGASQKVFIPRMTLIPSDHRIPFKFQRRQFPIMVSYAMTINKSQGQSLSHVGLILKKPVFAHGQLYVAVSRVTNKRGLKIIICHEEKEKKETNNVVFKEVFRNVV, encoded by the coding sequence atgAGTTTGAACCCATCCGAAGCTCGGACTTATTATAGTTCTGATACAGTTTCTGAATCTGAAACAAATAATGATATTTTGGCATCAATTCACACACCAGAGTTCCTAAACACTATTAGATGCTCAGGAGTACCAAACCATGAGATAACTGTTAAGGTAGGGACACCAATCATGTTACTAAGAAACATAGATGACTCAGCAGGTCTATGTAATGGCACACGATTGGTTGTGTCCAAACTTGGAAAGCACATAATAGAAGCAAAAAGTTTAACAGGGAAGGGAGCTAGCCAAAAAGTGTTTATTCCTAGAATGACCCTAATCCCTTCTGATCATAGGATACCATTTAAATTTCAAAGGCGACAATTTCCTATCATGGTTTCTTATGCAATGACAATTAACAAGAGTCAAGGGCAGTCATTGTCACATGTTGGTTTGATATTAAAAAAGCCTGTATTCGCACATGGGCAACTATATGTTGCAGTTTCAAGAGTTACCAATAAAAGAGGGCTCAAGATCATAATATGTcatgaagaaaaagagaagaaggaaacaaaCAATGTTGTGTTCAAAGAAGTATTTAGAAACGTTGTCTAA
- the LOC110269208 gene encoding uncharacterized protein LOC110269208 translates to MCLYIISFAVVYTIEFQKHGLPHAHILLFLHHDDKFPTEKDMDRIISAEIPNKVNDPLYYEAVEKHMMHGPCGSIRKDSPCMKNGQCMRHFPKRFVASTTIDEDGYPVYRRRDDGKIITKSGVELDNRYVVPHNRKLLLKYGAHINVEWCNQSRSIKYLFRYVNKGQMTVYISSCEAAWRIFGYSIHYRNPSVVRLGFQLPGEQPVIFKDDENMDDVARKESVKESMFLGWFEANKKYPEARSLTYVEFPSKFVWKANTRKWFPRKSHVIIGRIFFVPPRSGEIYYLRLLLNFVRGPTSYEQIRTIDGVVYSTFRDACYAYELLADDKEYIDAIEEASHWGSGEYLRRLYATLLFSNSMARPEHVWESTQRMLSDDILHRQRRLLNNQGIRSKGQIMLTVASSGIASLLLPGGRTTHSRFAIPLNLDEFSTCNIKQNTPLAELIIRAKLIVWDEAPMVNKLCIEALDRTMRDILRFNNIASLEQPFGGKTVVFGGDF, encoded by the exons ATGTGTTTGTACATAATCTCCTTTGCAGTTGTGTATACAATTGAGTTTCAGAAGCACGGTCTCCCTCACGCACATATTCTGTTATTTCTACATCATGATGACAAGTTTCCAACGGAAAAAGACATGGACCGGATCATAAGTGCTGAGATACCCAACAAGGTCAACGATCCACTATATTACGAAGCAGTGGAAAAGCACATGATGCATGGTCCATGTGGTAGTATTAGGAAAGATTCACCATGCATGAAAAATGGTCAATGCATGAGGCACTTTCCTAAGAGATTTGTTGCGAGTACTACTATTGATGAAGACGGTTATCCGGTTTATAGGCGCAGGGATGATGGCAAAATAATAACCAAATCAGGTGTGGAACTTGACAATCGATATGTCGTGCCTCACAATAGGAAGTTATTATTGAAATATGGTGCTCACATAAATGTTGAATGGTGTAACCAGTCAAGATCGATTAAGTATCTATTTAGATACGTCAATAAAGGCCAAATGACCGT GTACATATCCTCGTGCGAAGCTGCATGGAGAATTTTCGGGTATAGCATTCATTATAGGAACCCTTCTGTGGTAAGGCTAGGCTTTCAGCTTCCTGGTGAACAACCAGTGATATTCAAGGACGATGAAAACATGGATGACGTTGCTAGGAAAGAGTCTGTGAAAGAATCCATGTTCTTAGGATGGTTCGAGGCAAACAAAAAATACCCTGAAGCTCGATCTTTGACATATGTGGAATTTCCTTCTAAGTTTGTATGGAAGGCTAATACTAGAAAATGGTTTCCAAGAAAATCTCATGTAATTATTGGCCGTATTTTCTTTGTACCTCCAAGATCAGGAGAGATTTACTACCTAAGACTACTTCTAAATTTTGTTAGAGGACCTACCAGTTATGAACAAATTAGAACTATTGATGGTGTTGTCTACTCGACATTTCGAGATGCATGCTATGCATATGAACTTTTGGCTGATGATAAAGAATACATTGATGCTATAGAGGAAGCAAGTCACTGGGGCTCAGGAGAATATTTAAGAAGGCTTTATGCAACACTCCTGTTTTCTAACTCAATGGCTAGGCCGGAGCATGTATGGGAAAGCACACAGAGAATGCTATCCGATGACATTCTTCATCGACAAAGAAGGTTACTTAACAATCAAG GTATTAGGTCCAAGGGTCAAATCATGTTGACAGTTGCTTCAAGTGGCATAGCATCCCTCTTATTACCCGGTGGTAGGACGACACATTCTCGCTTTGCAATACCACTCAATTTGGATGAATTTTCAACATGCAACATAAAGCAAAATACTCCGTTGGCTGAATTAATAATCAGAGCTAAGCTTATTGTGTGGGATGAAGCTCCTATGGTCAATAAACTTTGTATTGAAGCACTCGATAGGACCATGAGAGATATTTTGAGGTTCAACAATATTGCAAGCTTGGAACAACCATTTGGAGGAAAGACAGTGGTTTTTGGTGGTGATTTTTGA